One genomic region from Phragmites australis chromosome 1, lpPhrAust1.1, whole genome shotgun sequence encodes:
- the LOC133888530 gene encoding uncharacterized protein At5g01610-like, whose amino-acid sequence MDQIMGKMGGYWFSHKAGKEMNSVGDDINSISSSIGDGAKWMVNKIKGKMQKPLPEFLKEYGLPIGLFPQDATNYEFNEETKKLTVYIASACEIGYKDSSVLRFSTCVTGYLEKGKLSDIDGLKTKILIWTKVTAVRTEATKVHFAAGMNKTRNRDAYEVARDGVGIDKF is encoded by the exons ATGGATCAGATCATGGGGAAGATGGGCGGGTACTGGTTCAGCCACAAGGCCGGCAAGGAGATGAACAGCGTCGGCGACGACATCAAT TCAATCTCTAGCAGCATTGGAGATGGAGCCAAATGGATGGTCAACAAAATCAAAG GGAAGATGCAGAAACCACTGCCTGAATTCCTCAAAGAATATGGCCTCCCAATAGGCCTCTTCCCCCAGGACGCGACCAACTACGAGTTCAACGAAGAGACGAAGAAGCTAACCGTGTACATCGCATCAGCCTGCGAGATTGGCTACAAGGACTCGTCGGTCCTGCGGTTCTCCACCTGTGTAACCGGCTACCTCGAGAAGGGAAAGCTCTCGGACATTGATGGCTTGAAGACCAAGATCCTGATCTGGACCAAGGTGACGGCCGTCAGGACTGAGGCCACCAAGGTGCATTTTGCCGCTGGCATGAACAAGACCCGGAATCGGGACGCTTACGAGGTTGCCAGGGATGGTGTTGGTATAGACAAGTTCTAG
- the LOC133914357 gene encoding protein transport protein Sec61 subunit beta-like yields MVANGDAPARGTAAAAASLRRRRTTTSGASAGGGASSMLQFYTDEAAGRKMSPNTVLIMSIGFIAIVAMLHVFGKLYRTSN; encoded by the coding sequence ATGGTGGCCAATGGTGATGCACCAGCCAGGGGgactgcagcagcagctgcaagcTTGCGCAGGCGTAGAACGACGACGAGCGGTGCCTCCGCTGGAGGTGGTGCCAGTTCAATGCTCCAGTTCTACACCGATGAGGCTGCAGGGCGCAAGATGTCGCCGAATACAGTTCTGATCATGAGCATAGGGTTCATTGCCATCGTCGCTATGCTGCATGTTTTCGGGAAGCTGTACCGCACCTCCAACTAG